The DNA region AATTTCTGGTGGTAACGCTATTACCTTGAATGTAAATGATGCTGATTCAAATGCATCAAACGAAATTCAAACTATTACGTCTACTGATGGTTCGGTAACGGTTACTCCAAATGGAATCAATTATAACCTATCCGTGCCAACGGCAAACGGTGCAGAAACCATAGTGGAAGCGGCACCGGATACAGATATCAGTGTTACTGGAACTGGTACGTCGGCTGATCCATATTTAATTGCCAATACAAGACCGGATATTTTCTATCCGCCTTCTATTGAGGTAGATGTGGCAACAACGGGTACAGGTAGAACAATTGATTTACATGCGGAGTATTTAGCTCAGTACGGTACACCGGCAGTGGTTAGCGCAGGTGCCCCAACAGCAATACCAACTTATGCGAATAATGAATTGTATTATTATGTAACATATTATGATACAACTGTATTTGCAAATGTTAGTGTGAACGCTACGGGTATAATGACTTACGATGTTATAGCGGCTCCAACAGATTATAATACACTGATCAATGTAGTTTTTGTAGCTCAATAATTAGCTAATTGAAACAAAGATCCCAAATCGATTTGAAAAAAAATTATACATATAGAACTATAATCCTAAGCATTGTTTTTACAATGCTGGGGATTTTTGTCTCAAACGCGCAGTTTTTATTGCAGGCTCCAACAGATAGTGATCAAAATAACTTTCGTTGGTACGAAGCCTCGGATACTGCAACAGTTTTGGGTACAGATTCTTTTTACGAAGTAACCCAACCTGGTATTTACTTTGCAACATACGATGGTACTTTATGTGGTTCTAATGCAACGGGTTATTTTATTGTAACGGATTGTAATAATCCTGAGAATGAAGTAACCATGGATATTACCAACAATGTATCTACCGGAGCTACGGTAAATTGGAGTCCGGCTATTACGGGAGATCAATTAAGGCCAATGGTAATTGCAACCGATGCTGTTGTAAAATATACGGCGATGGTAACCAAGGCGGGCAATACGTTCAACCTCCCTAATTTTACTGTGGTTTGTTTACCACAAGCAGCAGACTTAGAAGACGATTTTGTAACCACTGATGAAGAAGTACCTGTAGTTATAGATATTTATGGTAATGATGCCGATTTACCCGATGTTGGTGCTTTAACAGCGACCGATCCTTCTAATGGTTCGGTAACCATTGATGATGGTGGTACACCCAATGATCCTTTAGATGATATTGTAACCTACACTCCATATACAGATTTTAATGGTACAGATAGTTTTGACTATACCATTTGTAATGCTTATGGAGATTGTAGCACAGCTACAGTAACCATTGAAGTTTTACCGGTTTTAGATACCAACGATGATTCCATTGCAATTGATATAAATGCAATTACTGCCATAGATACATGGCAATTGAACGATAATGATTTGCCAACAGATGGTTCGTTCAGTGTTACACAACCCACCAATGGTTCTGTTACCGTTGATGATAATGGTACGCCAAATGACCCATCAGATGATATTCCTACGTATTTTCCTAACAATAATTACTTAGGTACAGATGCTTTTGACTATACGGTTTGTGATACTGTTGGTAACTGTAGTACATCAACCATTACAATTATGATAAATCCATTAGGTGTAGATATGGATAGTGATGATGATGGTATTGTAGATAGCTTTGAAGATTTAAATTTAGATGGTGATAACGATCCATCTACCAACCCGACCGATACGGACGGAGACGGATTCCCAGATTATTTGGATATCGATGCAGATGGTGATGGTATACCCGATAATGTTGAAGCTCAGGCAACTGCTGAATACATACCACCATCAGGGATCGATGCGAATACCAATGGTTTAGATGATGCCTATGAAGCTAATGGTTTAACTGGAATATTCCCAGTAGATACAGATGGAGATAACCTGCCGGATTATTTAGATGAGGATAGTGACAATGATAATGTACCGGATGCCATAGAAGGTCATGACTATGACCATGATGGTATTCCAGATGTTGTAGCAATTGGATCTGATAAGGATAATGACGGTTTAGATGATGGATATGAAGGAGCAATTTCTGTAGATGCCGATGTCAACGATGAAATTGATGACCCGTATGCACAACTTCCTAATACCGATAGTGATGAAGAATCAGATTATAGGGATACGGATGATGACGATGATGGTATTGAGACTCGTGATGAAGATTTAAATCTAAACGGGGATTATGCAGATGATGATACGGACGGTGATGGTATTCCAAATTACTTGGATTCAGATTTAGGTCAATTAGAAGAAGAAATTGAAGTTTTCAACGTTATTACACCTAACGGTGATGGTATTCATGATGTTTTAAGAATAAACGGATTGGAAAATTATCCTAATAACACCTTGAAAATCTATAACAGATGGGGAGTATCGGTTTATATGACCAAGGCATATAATACAGAAGGTAATGTCTTTGATGGTACTTCTGAAGGAAGGGTAACAGTAGATGTTGATCGTAAATTACCGGTAGGTACATATTTCTATATACTGGATTATGAACTGCCTAATGGAGAAACCGAAACATTGTCTGGTTACATATATATAAATAGATAAGAACAATGCTTAAAGATTTTATATACAATAATAAAGTACAACTACTAAAACGGGTTTTCACCATAGTGATGCTTGGTCTTGGGGTATTTTGTTACGGCCAGCAAGACGCGCAGTACACACAGTATATGTATAATACCATTAGTGTGAATCCTGCATACGCCGGCTCTAGAGGGCATATAAGTATAGGTGCTTTACATAGATCTCAATGGGTGGGCTTAGATGGTGCACCAACTACACAGACTTTTAATGCACATTCCCCAATTGGATATAGAGGTGTAGGCTTAGGACTATCTATTGTTAATGATGAAATAGGACCTACGTCAGAAACTAATTTTGATATCGATTTTTCATACACCGTATGGACTTCAACCGAGGGTAGATTAAGTTTTGGTTTAAAAGCAAGTGCTAACTTGTTGGATATTAGGTTTTCAGAATTAAATCAATATACTACAGATCCTACTTTACAGCAAGATATAGATAATAGGCTTTCGCCAAATATTGGAGCGGGGGTGTACTATCATACAAATAGGTTCTATGCGGGTTTGTCCGTACCAAGATTTCTAGAGACCACACACTTTCAAGGGTCTAATTTATCTACGGCAAAAGAACAAATGAACCTTTATTTGATTACCGGTTATGTTTATGATTTAAACGAATTTTTAAAATTTAAGCCAGCACTGCTTGCCAAAGTGGTAAGAGGAGCACCTTTACAAGTAGATTTATCGGCGAACTTCATGTTGAACGATAAATTTATTTTAGGAGCGGCCTATAGATGGGATGCCGCCTTTAGTGGTATGGCTGGGTTTAATGTATCAAACAAATTTTTAATTGGTATAGCATACGATAAAGAAACAACAGAACTTGGTAATACAGCTTTTAACGATGGATCCTTTGAAGTTATTTTCAGATATGATTTCATAACTACCAAGAACAATTTAAAATCTCCTCGTTTCTTCTAGTATTTTCTTTTTATACATCATTACGTAAAATAAGTTAAACGCCTTATTTTTACGTTATGAAGGAAGAACAGGTAATTCTCGTAAATCAAGATAACGAACAAATTGGTACCATGCCCAAAATGGAAGCCCATGAAAAGGCGGTGTTGCATAGGGCATTTTCAGTATTTATTGTCAATGACAACGGAGATATCATGTTGCAACAAAGAGCGGCATCAAAATATCATTCTCCGTTACTGTGGACCAATACATGTTGTAGCCATCAGCGCGTTGGTGAATCTAATATTGAAGCCGGCAAAAGAAGGTTGCAGGAAGAAATGGGATTTCAGGCTGAATTGAAAGAATTATTTTCTTTTATATACAAAGCTCCTTTTGATAATGGATTAACGGAACATGAATATGATCATGTAATGTTGGGTAGTTTTAATTCAGAACCTAACATAAATCCTGATGAAGTAGAAGCCTGGAAATGGATGTCACCGGAAGCTGTAAAAGAGGATATTTCTAAAAATCCCAACGATTATACAGCGTGGTTTAAGATTATCTTCGATAAGTTTTACGAACATTTATTTAATACGCCGGCGAAATGATGAAGGTTAAGGTAAGTAGAAAAGCACATTTTAATGCTGCCCATAGATTATATAGGAAAGATTGGGATGATAATAAAAACACTGAAATTTTCGGTAAATGTAATAACCCTAATTTTCATGGTCATAACTATGAAATGGTTGTGAGCGTAACAGGTGAAATAGATCCAGAAACAGGTTTTGTAATGGATATGAAGGTGTTAAAAGATTTGATCAAAGTTGAGATTGAAGATTATTTAGATCACAAAAACCTTAATATTGAGGTAGAAGAGTTTAAAAGCTTAAATCCTACGGCTGAGAATATTGCAGTAGTTATTTGGAAAAGATTGCGTTCGCATATTCAAAAAAGTCATGAGCTTGAAGTTGTTCTTTATGAAACACCAAGAAACTATGTTACATTTTCTGGATAAATTTAAAATGTAAGAAAAACCTTAATTTTTCGTTATTAGTTTAATTTAGTAGACCAACAAAAAAACAATCAATGATACATCCATTAAAATTTAAGCCTATTTTAAAAGAAAGGCTATGGGGAGGCACCAAATTAAAAGAGGTGTTTGGAAAACCAATAGAGAGTGATATTACTGGTGAAAGCTGGGAATTATCTACCGTGCCAGGAGATATTTCGGTGGTGGCCAATGGAAGTTTAGAAGGTAAATCGCTTCAAGAATTAATAGATTCCAATGGCGAGGAGTTGTTAGGGAAAAGCGTCTTTGAGCGTTTTGGAAAGGAATTTCCCATTTTAATAAAATTCATTGATGCAAAACAAGACCTATCTATTCAATTGCACCCAAATGATGCCTTGGCAAAAGAACGTCATAACTCTTTTGGAAAGACAGAGATGTGGTATATTATGGATGCAGATCCTAAGGCAGAGCTTATAGTTGGTTTCAATAAAGATGTTACCAAAGAAGAATATGCTGAAAGTGTTGCTAATGATACCCTACTTGATCTTCTTAATTATGAGCAAGTTAAAGAAGGGGATACATTCTTTATCAATACCGGAAAAATTCATGCTATAGGGGCAGGGGTAATGTTGGCAGAGATTCAGCAAACTTCAGATGTTACCTATCGTGTTTTTGATTTTAATAGAAAAGACAAAGATGGAAACCTTAGGGAGTTACATACAGACTTGGCATTAGATGCTGTAGACTATGAAAAGAAAGACGATTTTAAAGTTTCTTATAGCCAGGAAAAGAATGAAGTAAATACCATGGTAGATTGCCCATATTTTAAAACGAACTTTATTGAGCTTACTGAAAACTTGGAATTGGATACGGTAAATAGAGATTCGTTTACCATTTTTATGTGTGTTGGCGGTGAAGCTAAGATCAGTACTGCAGAAGGTGAAGTAGCTATTAAGAGTGGTGAAACGGCACTATTACCAGCATCTACACAGAAAATTTCATTACAATCTACAGGAGCTAAATTGTTAGAGGTTACTATTTAAGCTGTAATTAACAATACGGCAAACCAAAAATTGTACTTTTGTAAAAAATAATTAGAGATGGCAAGTATTAAAAATTTAAAGAAAGATATTAATAATGTTCTTGGTGACATTATAGAAGGTGTTTATATAGTAGAGGCAACCAACGGTACTACGCATTCAAAAGAGGGTACTGCCATTATTGATGAGGCAATAGCAACATTTGATGAATTGGTGGCTAAAGTCAATAAGAATGATGTTGAGA from Maribacter dokdonensis DSW-8 includes:
- a CDS encoding T9SS type B sorting domain-containing protein — protein: MLGIFVSNAQFLLQAPTDSDQNNFRWYEASDTATVLGTDSFYEVTQPGIYFATYDGTLCGSNATGYFIVTDCNNPENEVTMDITNNVSTGATVNWSPAITGDQLRPMVIATDAVVKYTAMVTKAGNTFNLPNFTVVCLPQAADLEDDFVTTDEEVPVVIDIYGNDADLPDVGALTATDPSNGSVTIDDGGTPNDPLDDIVTYTPYTDFNGTDSFDYTICNAYGDCSTATVTIEVLPVLDTNDDSIAIDINAITAIDTWQLNDNDLPTDGSFSVTQPTNGSVTVDDNGTPNDPSDDIPTYFPNNNYLGTDAFDYTVCDTVGNCSTSTITIMINPLGVDMDSDDDGIVDSFEDLNLDGDNDPSTNPTDTDGDGFPDYLDIDADGDGIPDNVEAQATAEYIPPSGIDANTNGLDDAYEANGLTGIFPVDTDGDNLPDYLDEDSDNDNVPDAIEGHDYDHDGIPDVVAIGSDKDNDGLDDGYEGAISVDADVNDEIDDPYAQLPNTDSDEESDYRDTDDDDDGIETRDEDLNLNGDYADDDTDGDGIPNYLDSDLGQLEEEIEVFNVITPNGDGIHDVLRINGLENYPNNTLKIYNRWGVSVYMTKAYNTEGNVFDGTSEGRVTVDVDRKLPVGTYFYILDYELPNGETETLSGYIYINR
- a CDS encoding PorP/SprF family type IX secretion system membrane protein; this translates as MLKDFIYNNKVQLLKRVFTIVMLGLGVFCYGQQDAQYTQYMYNTISVNPAYAGSRGHISIGALHRSQWVGLDGAPTTQTFNAHSPIGYRGVGLGLSIVNDEIGPTSETNFDIDFSYTVWTSTEGRLSFGLKASANLLDIRFSELNQYTTDPTLQQDIDNRLSPNIGAGVYYHTNRFYAGLSVPRFLETTHFQGSNLSTAKEQMNLYLITGYVYDLNEFLKFKPALLAKVVRGAPLQVDLSANFMLNDKFILGAAYRWDAAFSGMAGFNVSNKFLIGIAYDKETTELGNTAFNDGSFEVIFRYDFITTKNNLKSPRFF
- the idi gene encoding isopentenyl-diphosphate Delta-isomerase, yielding MKEEQVILVNQDNEQIGTMPKMEAHEKAVLHRAFSVFIVNDNGDIMLQQRAASKYHSPLLWTNTCCSHQRVGESNIEAGKRRLQEEMGFQAELKELFSFIYKAPFDNGLTEHEYDHVMLGSFNSEPNINPDEVEAWKWMSPEAVKEDISKNPNDYTAWFKIIFDKFYEHLFNTPAK
- a CDS encoding 6-pyruvoyl trahydropterin synthase family protein — its product is MKVKVSRKAHFNAAHRLYRKDWDDNKNTEIFGKCNNPNFHGHNYEMVVSVTGEIDPETGFVMDMKVLKDLIKVEIEDYLDHKNLNIEVEEFKSLNPTAENIAVVIWKRLRSHIQKSHELEVVLYETPRNYVTFSG
- a CDS encoding type I phosphomannose isomerase catalytic subunit, producing the protein MHPLKFKPILKERLWGGTKLKEVFGKPIESDITGESWELSTVPGDISVVANGSLEGKSLQELIDSNGEELLGKSVFERFGKEFPILIKFIDAKQDLSIQLHPNDALAKERHNSFGKTEMWYIMDADPKAELIVGFNKDVTKEEYAESVANDTLLDLLNYEQVKEGDTFFINTGKIHAIGAGVMLAEIQQTSDVTYRVFDFNRKDKDGNLRELHTDLALDAVDYEKKDDFKVSYSQEKNEVNTMVDCPYFKTNFIELTENLELDTVNRDSFTIFMCVGGEAKISTAEGEVAIKSGETALLPASTQKISLQSTGAKLLEVTI